Proteins co-encoded in one Malus sylvestris chromosome 9, drMalSylv7.2, whole genome shotgun sequence genomic window:
- the LOC126582781 gene encoding uncharacterized membrane protein At1g16860-like, with translation MGSRFNSHQLSNGLYVSGRPEQPKERTPTMSSVAVPYTGGDIKKSGELGKMFDIPTDGSKSRKSGPITGAPSRTGSFGGAASHSGPIPNSAARAGYTTSGPVSSGGMPGSASLKKSNSGPLNKHGEPLKKLSGPQSGGVTPTGRPNSGPLPPVLPATGLITSGPISSGPLNSSGAPRKVSGPLESMGSMKVHGSSIVHNQAITTLSQDDEFSFKKNFPKLIMWSLILLFVMGFIAGGFILGAVHNAILLIVVVILFGLVATLFTWNTYWGRRAIIGYIASYSDSELRTAKNGQFVKVSGVVTCGNLPLESSFQKIPRCVYTSTSLYEYRGWDSKAANPTHRRFTWGLRSIERRLVDFYISDFQSGLRALVKTGSGARVTPYVEDSFVIDVNPENEELSPEFIRWLGERNLSSDDRMMRLKEGYIKEGSTVSVMGVVQRNENVLMIVPPPEPITTGCQWAKCIFPASVEGIVLRCDDASKNDVIPV, from the exons ATGGGTTCCAGATTCAATTCTCATCAACTCAGCAATGGCCTTTACGTATCAGGCCGGCCAGAGCAACCAAAGGAAAGGACTCCAACTATGAGCTCAGTTGCCGTGCCCTATACTGGTGGAGATATCAAGAAGTCGGGAGAACTAGGGAAGATGTTTGATATCCCTACGGATGGCTCTAAGTCTAGAAAATCTGGACCTATAACTGGTGCTCCTTCAAGGACTGGATCTTTTGGAGGTGCTGCTTCACATTCAGGACCAATCCCTAATTCTGCAGCTCGTGCAGGCTATACCACATCAGGTCCCGTATCATCTGGAGGCATGCCCGGTTCTGCTTCCTTAAAGAAGTCAAATTCTGGACCACTGAATAAGCATGGGGAACCTTTAAAGAAGTTGTCTGGTCCACAATCTGGTGGGGTAACACCAACTGGCCGGCCAAACTCTGGACCTCTTCCTCCTGTTCTCCCTGCAACCGGTCTCATTACATCTGGGCCCATTTCTTCTGGCCCGCTAAATTCTTCTGGTGCCCCTCGTAAGGTATCTGGTCCTTTAGAGTCAATGGGTTCAATGAAAGTACACGGTTCCTCCATTGTTCACAATCAGGCCATTACTACTCTCAGCCAAGATGACGAGTTTTCATTTAAGAAGAACTTCCCAAAGTTAATTATGTGGTCTTTGATTCTTCTGTTCGTGATGGGGTTCATAGCTGGTGGTTTTATTCTAGGTGCAGTCCACAATGCAATTCTCCTCATCGTGGTTGTGATCCTTTTCGGTCTAGTTGCTACACTATTCACATGGAATACTTATTGGGGAAGACGAGCTATTATAGGTTATATTGCTAGTTATTCAGATTCCGAGCTGAGGACTGCAAAGAATGGGCAATTTGTGAAGGTCTCAGGG GTGGTCACTTGTGGCAATCTGCCTCTTGAGTCGTCCTTTCAAAAAATTCCTAGATGTGTGTATACATCTACCAGTTTATATGAGTATCGAGGATGGGATTCAAAAGCTGCCAACCCTACACATCGTCGATTTACTTGGGGGCTCAGGTCCATAGAA AGGCGTTTGGTAGATTTCTACATCTCTGATTTCCAATCTGGGTTAAGAGCATTGGTTAAGACTGGTTCTGGGGCAAGGGTGACTCCTTATGTTGAAGATTCGTTTGTCATTGATGTGAATCCTGAAAATGAAGAGTTGTCTCCAGAGTTTATTAGGTGGTTGGGAGAGAGGAATCTTTCAAGTGATGACCGCATGATGCGGTTGAAAGAAGG GTACATTAAAGAAGGAAGCACAGTTAGTGTAATGGGAGTtgtccaaagaaatgaaaatgtgCTGATGATTGTTCCTCCACCTGAGCCGATCACGACAGGATGCCAGTGGGCCAAATGTATCTTTCCAGCCAGCGTCGAGGGTATTGTGTTGAGATGTGATGATGCATCAAAGAATGATGTCATCCCAGTTTAG
- the LOC126582783 gene encoding uncharacterized membrane protein At1g16860-like: MGSRFPSHQLSNGLYVSGRPEQPKERAPTMGSMAMPYTGGDIKKSGELGKMFDIPMDGSKSRKSGQLTSAPSRTGSFGGAASHSGPIMPNAAARASYTTSGPVSSGGMPGSASVKKTNSGPLNKHGEPLKKSSGPQSGGVTRQNSGHIPPVLPTTGLITSGPISSGPLNSSGAPRKVSGPLESMGSMKLQSSSVAHNPAVTTLGQDEFSFRKNFPKTILWSVVLIFVMGFIAGGFILGAVHNAILLAVVGILFAAVAALFTWNTCWGRNAIVNYISRYPDAELRTAKNGQYVKVSGVVTCGNVPLESSFRRVPRCVYTSTSLYEYRGWGSKPANPTHRRFTWGLRSSESHVVDFYISDFQSGLRALVKTGYGARVTPYVDESVVIDVNPENKGMSPEVLRWLAERNLSSDDRTMRLKEGYIKEGSTVSVMGVVHKNDNVLMIVPPPEPLTTGCQWSNCIFPASLEGVVLRCEDSSKNDVIPV; the protein is encoded by the exons ATGGGTTCCAGATTCCCATCTCATCAGCTCAGCAATGGTCTCTATGTATCAGGCAGGCCTGAGCAGCCAAAAGAAAGGGCCCCTACAATGGGTTCAATGGCCATGCCCTATACTGGAGGTGACATCAAGAAGTCAGGAGAACTGGGGAAAATGTTTGATATCCCTATGGATGGGTCCAAGTCTAGGAAATCCGGACAATTGACCAGTGCTCCTTCAAGGACTGGATCATTTGGAGGTGCGGCTTCACATTCAGGTCCTATCATGCCTAATGCTGCAGCTCGAGCAAGCTATACCACATCAGGTCCTGTATCATCTGGAGGCATGCCAGGTTCTGCTTCAGTAAAGAAGACTAATTCTGGGCCGCTCAACAAGCATGGTGAAccattgaagaagtcttctggcCCTCAATCTGGTGGAGTGACACGTCAAAACTCTGGCCATATTCCACCTGTTCTTCCCACAACAGGTCTTATCACATCTGGTCCCATTTCTTCAGGTCCTCTAAATTCCTCAGGAGCACCTAGAAAGGTATCTGGACCTTTAGAGTCTATGGGATCAATGAAATTACAAAGTTCTTCAGTTGCTCACAATCCAGCAGTGACTACTCTTGGCCAAGATGAGTTTTCTTTCAGAAAGAACTTCCCAAAGACAATATTGTGGTCTGTGGTACTGATATTTGTGATGGGGTTCATAGCTGGTGGTTTTATTCTTGGAGCTGTCCACAATGCCATACTCCTTGCTGTTGTGGGAATTCTTTTCGCTGCAGTTGCTGCCTTGTTCACATGGAATACTTGTTGGGGAAGAAATGCTATTGTAAATTATATTTCTCGGTATCCTGATGCTGAGCTCAGAACTGCTAAAAATGGGCAATACGTGAAAGTCTCTGGG GTGGTTACCTGTGGTAATGTGCCCCTTGAGTCATCCTTCAGGAGAGTTCCTAGATGTGTTTACACATCTACGAGTTTGTATGAGTACCGAGGATGGGGTTCCAAACCAGCAAACCCTACACATCGTCGATTTACATGGGGACTTAGATCATCAGAG AGCCATGTAGTGGACTTCTACATCTCTGATTTCCAGTCTGGTTTGAGAGCACTAGTTAAGACTGGCTATGGAGCAAGAGTTACTCCTTACGTTGATGAGTCCGTCGTTATTGACGTTAACCCAGAAAACAAAGGCATGTCTCCGGAGGTTCTCAGGTGGTTGGCAGAGAGGAATCTTTCAAGTGATGACCGTACAATGCGATTGAAAGAAGG gtacatCAAGGAAGGTAGCACGGTAAGTGTGATGGGAGTTGTCCATAAAAATGACAATGTTCTTATGATCGTCCCTCCACCCGAGCCACTGACGACTGGATGCCAATGGAGCAATTGTATTTTTCCAGCTAGCCTTGAGGGGGTTGTTTTGAGATGTGAAGACTCCTCGAAAAACGATGTCATACCTGTTTAG